One genomic window of Maribacter aquivivus includes the following:
- a CDS encoding sigma-54 interaction domain-containing protein — MESIQSIKQRFEIIGQDPKLNRAIQKAMQVAATDISVLVTGESGVGKESIPKIIHSLSHRKHAKYIAVNCGAIPEGTIDSELFGHEKGAFTGATQTRSGYFEVADGGTIFLDEVGELPLTTQVRLLRVLENGEFLKVGSSQVQKTDVRIVAATNVNMFEAIKKERFREDLYYRLSTVEINIPPLRERQDDIHLLFRKFASDFSQKYKMPTIRLDDHAVSLLTKYRWPGNIRQLRNIAEQVSVLEENRAITAATLNGYIPNNTTTNLPAVVSNSKSENDFSNEREILYKVLFDMKGDLNDLKKLTMELLKNNDSEKVQKDNENLIRKIYGNDDEDDADIDHDTQEESPRNLLHLPEPKKEEPSLIQESYEDKYHFAEEIQEEETLSLQEKEVELIKKSLERNRGKRKAAATELGISERTLYRKIKQYDL; from the coding sequence ATGGAAAGCATACAAAGTATAAAACAACGTTTTGAAATTATTGGGCAAGACCCAAAACTGAACCGTGCCATTCAAAAAGCAATGCAAGTTGCGGCTACAGATATTTCAGTTTTGGTTACTGGTGAAAGTGGAGTTGGTAAAGAATCTATTCCAAAAATTATTCATTCGCTCTCCCATAGAAAACATGCAAAATATATTGCCGTAAACTGTGGCGCAATACCCGAAGGCACTATTGACAGTGAACTTTTTGGACACGAAAAAGGTGCTTTTACAGGTGCTACACAAACTAGAAGCGGTTATTTCGAAGTCGCCGATGGCGGCACCATATTTTTAGATGAAGTAGGCGAATTACCGTTAACTACCCAAGTAAGACTTTTACGTGTGCTAGAAAATGGTGAATTTCTTAAAGTGGGATCATCTCAAGTTCAAAAAACAGATGTACGTATTGTTGCGGCAACGAATGTAAATATGTTCGAAGCAATCAAAAAAGAGCGTTTTCGAGAAGATCTTTATTATCGTTTAAGCACTGTAGAGATTAACATACCACCATTGCGTGAACGTCAAGATGACATTCACTTGTTATTTAGGAAATTTGCATCAGATTTCAGTCAGAAATATAAAATGCCTACCATTAGGTTAGATGACCATGCGGTATCCTTATTAACAAAATACAGATGGCCTGGTAACATTCGTCAGTTAAGAAATATTGCAGAACAAGTTTCAGTTTTAGAGGAAAATAGAGCCATTACTGCTGCAACTTTAAATGGTTATATACCCAATAATACCACTACTAACTTACCTGCTGTTGTATCTAATTCTAAATCTGAAAACGATTTCAGTAACGAAAGAGAGATTCTATACAAGGTATTGTTCGATATGAAAGGTGACCTTAACGATCTTAAAAAGTTGACGATGGAGTTGTTAAAAAACAACGACTCTGAGAAGGTTCAAAAGGACAATGAAAATTTAATACGTAAAATCTACGGTAATGATGATGAAGATGATGCAGATATCGACCATGACACTCAAGAAGAATCGCCAAGAAATCTTTTGCATTTACCTGAACCTAAAAAAGAAGAGCCTTCTTTAATTCAAGAATCATACGAAGACAAATATCATTTTGCCGAAGAAATTCAAGAAGAAGAAACCCTATCTTTACAAGAGAAGGAAGTAGAATTGATCAAAAAATCTTTAGAACGTAACCGCGGAAAAAGAAAGGCTGCAGCAACAGAATTAGGTATTTCTGAACGAACGCTTTACCGTAAAATAAAACAGTACGACCTTTAA
- a CDS encoding LptE family protein, whose amino-acid sequence MRYLKKSIIFTLPIILLLSCVVYNFTGGNVGEAKTFKVNYFQNYATQSPGSTFEPGVDRDFTLALQDRILNQTSLDLISSGNPDLLYEGEITEYKISPMSATAAQTAAQNRLSVRVKVRFYNQLKEDAAFDQSFSFFYDYPADTQLASIKSEAHEIIFERLTQDIFNASLADW is encoded by the coding sequence ATGAGATACCTTAAAAAATCTATAATTTTCACATTACCCATCATCTTACTTTTAAGCTGCGTTGTATATAATTTTACCGGCGGTAATGTTGGCGAAGCCAAAACGTTTAAAGTCAATTATTTTCAAAACTATGCCACTCAGAGTCCCGGTTCTACATTTGAACCAGGCGTGGACAGGGATTTCACACTGGCGTTACAAGACAGAATATTAAATCAAACCAGTTTAGATCTTATTTCTTCTGGTAATCCAGATTTATTATATGAAGGTGAAATAACTGAATATAAGATTTCACCTATGTCTGCAACCGCTGCGCAAACGGCTGCACAAAATAGACTTTCCGTACGTGTGAAAGTTCGTTTTTACAATCAATTAAAAGAAGATGCTGCTTTTGACCAAAGTTTTTCATTCTTTTACGATTATCCTGCAGACACACAACTAGCAAGCATTAAGAGCGAAGCACACGAAATAATTTTCGAAAGGCTAACACAAGATATTTTCAACGCCTCATTGGCAGATTGGTAA
- a CDS encoding tetratricopeptide repeat protein → MNVKDFTYFLEHPTKVVEPIHTKHLEDIIAEYPYFQAARALHLKGLKNLNSYKYNKALKVTAAYTTDRDVLFEFITSKDFLQYDGNISKENTVILESKEEIVDIEEAEKISDYNHIDIVKEIEDVTEIEAENEPEDQISEDEIIEIEENDFSISETAIASLIIPSEDKPLPQDEHDADQILDPELFQTKNPENTEEEDALDIGKPLTFDAKEKYSFSEWLSLASKKPLEEPEENIAEIQEEEIIEQEPEVRESNIKKTVQKVNELKITPKPIRKPKVKSEAIKKKYDRIDKFIASNPKIVPTEQNTVIDISKSSRIDHNELMTETLARVYLEQKKYKNAIQAYKILILKYPEKSSFFADRIKAVEKLRKDNK, encoded by the coding sequence ATGAACGTTAAGGATTTTACATATTTTCTAGAACACCCTACCAAAGTGGTAGAACCTATACATACAAAACACCTAGAAGATATTATTGCCGAATATCCTTATTTTCAAGCTGCACGTGCCTTACATCTAAAGGGATTAAAAAATTTAAACAGCTACAAGTACAACAAAGCATTGAAAGTAACTGCTGCCTACACTACAGACAGAGATGTACTTTTTGAGTTTATTACCTCTAAAGATTTTTTACAATATGATGGTAATATCTCAAAAGAGAATACTGTAATACTAGAAAGTAAAGAGGAAATCGTTGACATTGAAGAAGCTGAGAAAATTTCGGATTACAATCATATTGATATTGTTAAAGAGATTGAAGATGTCACTGAAATTGAAGCCGAAAACGAACCTGAAGATCAAATTTCAGAAGACGAAATTATAGAAATAGAAGAAAATGATTTTTCTATAAGCGAAACAGCTATAGCTTCTTTAATTATACCATCTGAAGACAAACCTTTACCACAAGATGAACATGATGCCGACCAAATATTAGATCCAGAGTTATTTCAAACTAAAAACCCTGAAAATACCGAGGAAGAAGATGCCCTTGACATAGGTAAGCCTTTAACTTTCGATGCCAAAGAAAAATATTCTTTTTCCGAATGGTTAAGTCTCGCATCTAAAAAACCACTAGAAGAGCCAGAAGAAAATATTGCTGAAATTCAAGAAGAAGAAATTATTGAGCAAGAGCCAGAGGTAAGAGAAAGTAATATTAAAAAGACGGTACAAAAGGTAAACGAACTCAAAATTACTCCAAAACCTATTAGAAAACCTAAGGTTAAAAGTGAGGCAATTAAAAAGAAATACGACCGTATAGATAAGTTCATTGCCTCTAATCCTAAAATAGTGCCCACTGAACAAAATACCGTTATTGACATTTCAAAGTCCTCTAGAATTGACCATAACGAGCTGATGACAGAGACTTTAGCGAGAGTTTATCTAGAGCAAAAAAAGTATAAAAATGCAATTCAGGCTTACAAAATTTTAATTTTGAAATATCCAGAAAAAAGTAGTTTCTTTGCAGACCGAATTAAAGCGGTAGAAAAATTACGAAAAGATAATAAATAA
- the secG gene encoding preprotein translocase subunit SecG — translation MSTFSIFLILIIVVCLLLILVIMVQNPKGGGLSSSFGGGGNQVVGGVKKTGDFLDKSTWTLAGLLIVLILASNVALKGNYGDADSKLLQGDDIETVVPETLPETVTPPVTNDETPSE, via the coding sequence ATGAGTACATTTTCAATTTTCCTAATACTTATCATTGTCGTTTGCCTATTGTTAATATTAGTGATCATGGTACAGAATCCAAAAGGTGGTGGACTTTCTTCTTCTTTTGGTGGAGGAGGTAACCAAGTTGTTGGTGGAGTTAAAAAAACAGGTGACTTTTTAGATAAAAGTACGTGGACTCTAGCAGGTTTATTAATAGTTTTAATCTTAGCATCTAATGTTGCCCTTAAAGGTAATTATGGTGATGCAGATTCAAAATTATTACAAGGTGATGATATCGAAACTGTAGTGCCAGAAACACTACCAGAAACTGTAACACCACCCGTAACTAACGATGAAACACCTTCAGAATAG
- a CDS encoding co-chaperone GroES: MAKVNIKPLADRVLIEPMAAETKTASGLYIPDTAKEKPQKGKVVAVGPGTKDDSVTVKVGDTVLYGKYAGTELKLEGSDYLMMRESDILAII, translated from the coding sequence ATGGCTAAAGTTAATATCAAACCATTGGCAGACCGAGTTCTTATCGAGCCAATGGCAGCTGAAACTAAGACTGCGTCTGGACTTTATATTCCTGATACTGCAAAAGAGAAACCACAGAAAGGTAAAGTTGTAGCCGTGGGTCCTGGAACAAAAGATGACAGTGTTACCGTTAAAGTTGGTGATACCGTTCTTTACGGAAAATATGCCGGAACTGAATTGAAGTTAGAAGGTTCAGATTACTTGATGATGAGAGAAAGTGATATTCTTGCTATAATCTAA
- the groL gene encoding chaperonin GroEL (60 kDa chaperone family; promotes refolding of misfolded polypeptides especially under stressful conditions; forms two stacked rings of heptamers to form a barrel-shaped 14mer; ends can be capped by GroES; misfolded proteins enter the barrel where they are refolded when GroES binds), protein MAKDIKFDIDARDGLKRGVDALANAVKVTLGPKGRNVIISKSFGAPQVTKDGVTVAKEIELADPLENMGAQMVKEVASKTNDLAGDGTTTATVLAQAIVKEGLKNVAAGANPMDLKRGIDKAVEAIVADLAKQAKKVGDSSEKIKQVASISANNDETIGELIAQAFGKVGKEGVITVEEAKGTDTYVDVVEGMQFDRGYLSPYFVTDSEKMVSELESPYILLFDKKISSMKDLLPVLEPVAQSGKPLLIIAEDVDGEALATLVVNKLRGSLKIAAVKAPGFGDRRKAMLEDIAILTGGTVISEERGFSLDNTTLDMLGTCEKVQIDKDNTTIVNGGGVAKDIKTRVNQIKSQIETTTSDYDKEKLQERLAKLAGGVAVLYVGAASEVEMKEKKDRVDDALHATRAAVEEGIVAGGGVALVRAKSVLSKVSTENEDEATGLQIVARAIEAPLRTIVSNAGGEGSVVIAKILEGKGDFGYDAKSEQYVEMMKAGIIDPKKVTRVALENAASVAGMILTTECALTDIKEDAPAMPPMGGGGMPGMM, encoded by the coding sequence ATGGCAAAAGATATTAAGTTTGATATAGATGCAAGAGACGGCCTTAAAAGAGGTGTTGATGCATTGGCAAATGCTGTAAAAGTAACATTAGGCCCAAAGGGTAGAAACGTTATTATCAGTAAATCATTTGGTGCACCACAAGTAACTAAAGATGGTGTTACCGTAGCAAAAGAAATAGAATTAGCTGATCCATTAGAAAACATGGGTGCTCAAATGGTAAAGGAAGTTGCTTCTAAAACCAATGATTTAGCTGGTGACGGTACTACTACCGCTACAGTTTTAGCTCAAGCTATCGTTAAAGAAGGTTTAAAGAACGTTGCTGCGGGCGCAAACCCAATGGATTTAAAAAGAGGTATCGACAAGGCTGTTGAAGCTATCGTTGCTGATTTAGCTAAACAAGCTAAAAAAGTTGGCGATTCTTCTGAAAAAATTAAGCAAGTTGCTTCAATTTCCGCTAACAACGACGAAACTATTGGTGAATTAATCGCTCAAGCTTTCGGTAAAGTTGGTAAAGAAGGTGTTATTACTGTTGAAGAAGCTAAAGGAACAGATACGTATGTTGATGTTGTTGAAGGTATGCAGTTTGATAGAGGTTACCTTTCTCCTTATTTCGTAACCGATTCTGAAAAGATGGTTTCTGAATTAGAGAGCCCTTACATTTTATTGTTCGATAAGAAAATTTCTTCAATGAAAGATTTACTTCCTGTATTAGAGCCAGTTGCTCAATCAGGTAAGCCTTTGTTGATTATCGCTGAAGATGTTGATGGTGAAGCATTAGCTACTTTAGTTGTAAACAAATTAAGAGGTTCTTTAAAAATTGCCGCTGTTAAGGCTCCAGGTTTTGGTGACCGTAGAAAAGCAATGCTAGAAGATATCGCAATCTTAACTGGTGGTACTGTTATTTCTGAAGAAAGAGGTTTCTCTTTAGACAACACTACACTAGATATGTTAGGTACTTGTGAAAAAGTACAGATCGACAAAGACAATACAACTATCGTTAACGGTGGTGGTGTTGCAAAAGATATTAAAACTAGAGTTAACCAGATTAAATCTCAAATAGAGACAACTACATCTGACTACGATAAAGAAAAGCTTCAAGAGCGTTTAGCTAAATTGGCTGGTGGTGTTGCAGTACTTTACGTAGGTGCAGCTTCTGAAGTTGAAATGAAAGAGAAAAAAGACCGTGTTGATGATGCATTACACGCTACAAGAGCTGCCGTTGAAGAAGGGATCGTAGCTGGTGGTGGTGTTGCATTGGTAAGAGCTAAATCTGTTCTTAGCAAGGTTTCTACTGAAAATGAAGATGAAGCTACAGGTTTGCAAATTGTTGCCCGTGCTATTGAAGCTCCTTTAAGAACTATCGTTTCTAACGCTGGTGGTGAAGGTTCTGTAGTTATCGCTAAAATACTTGAAGGTAAAGGTGATTTTGGATACGATGCTAAATCTGAGCAGTATGTTGAAATGATGAAAGCTGGTATTATTGATCCTAAGAAAGTAACTAGGGTAGCATTAGAGAACGCTGCTTCTGTTGCCGGTATGATCTTAACCACTGAATGTGCTTTAACTGACATTAAAGAAGATGCTCCTGCTATGCCTCCAATGGGAGGTGGCGGTATGCCAGGAATGATGTAG
- a CDS encoding heavy-metal-associated domain-containing protein, whose protein sequence is MKATILSIAMMLIAVVTYAQDKNKKMTFDVNGRCAMCKERIEEAALNVKGVKYANWDIPTHQLAIIMDERKTDAMKIKTAIVAVGHDTKELKATDEAYNSVHPCCLYREDNSDDGKHHENK, encoded by the coding sequence ATGAAAGCAACGATTTTATCAATAGCAATGATGCTAATAGCTGTAGTAACCTATGCGCAAGACAAGAATAAGAAAATGACTTTTGACGTTAATGGTAGATGTGCCATGTGTAAAGAGCGTATAGAAGAAGCTGCACTTAATGTAAAAGGTGTAAAATATGCAAATTGGGATATACCAACGCATCAATTAGCTATAATTATGGATGAGCGTAAAACCGATGCCATGAAGATTAAAACAGCAATAGTTGCAGTAGGTCATGACACTAAAGAATTGAAGGCAACAGATGAAGCTTATAATAGCGTTCACCCATGTTGTTTGTATAGAGAAGATAATTCTGATGATGGTAAACATCATGAGAATAAGTAG
- a CDS encoding TonB-dependent receptor, with the protein MNKYIILTIITMLPWFAFSQEKVEGVVLDSEGSNALTLSGANVYWQDSQTGVVTDFDGKFSIPFDKEFNKLIISYVGFETDTLTINEPKTIRVSLKPSNELDEVVVQQERDAIQKTYFSPQNVITVNSAELLKAACCNLAESFETNPSIDVNLSDGLTGTKQIQMLGLTSPYLLITQENIPMVRGASQAYGLTFTPGTWIESIQITKGAGSVVNGYESISGQINTELVKPLTDNAVFVNGYANQNGRYELNTHFNRKLTDKWSTGLYIHGNKRTQKEDNNEDGFLDAPLADQINVMNRWQYQDAEKGWVSFFNVRFLNDEKQVGQVDFNPDTDRVDGANGSLSGAEVWGSEINTRRFDTSLKLGYVFPELPFQSIGFQTSYSLHKQDSYFGFRTYDINHESLYSNLLFNSIIGDTRNKFKTGITFAYDGYDEMVTATDYSRDDTSVGAFFEYSYENLEKVSLTAGLRVDNHNRLGTFVTPRFHIRYTPWEKGSLRGSFGRGKRAANIFAENQQLFASARQININDTGGKVYGLDPEDAWNYGVSFLQGFNFLSKKGDISLDYYITDFENQVVVDWENPQEVSFYNLDGDSSAKSFQVEVNYELLTRLNFRTSYKFYDVSTDYNTGNLQKPLLAQNRFFANLGYETEAKENGAKWKFDYTLHALGKMRLPDTSVNEPAYQLGKYSSPYNLMNAQITKVFSNTIELYIGGENLTGEQQNNPVLGANDPFGPNFDTTIVYAPIMGRMFYGGFRFKIQ; encoded by the coding sequence ATGAATAAATATATAATACTAACAATAATAACCATGTTGCCGTGGTTTGCTTTTTCTCAAGAAAAGGTAGAAGGGGTGGTTTTGGATTCTGAAGGGTCTAATGCGTTGACACTTTCGGGTGCAAATGTCTATTGGCAAGATTCCCAAACGGGAGTAGTGACAGATTTTGACGGTAAATTTTCAATTCCGTTTGACAAAGAATTCAATAAATTAATAATTAGTTATGTCGGTTTTGAAACTGATACATTAACTATAAATGAACCTAAGACAATTCGTGTAAGTTTAAAACCATCTAATGAATTAGATGAGGTTGTGGTGCAGCAAGAGCGAGATGCTATTCAAAAAACCTATTTCAGTCCGCAAAATGTCATTACAGTCAATAGCGCTGAATTATTGAAGGCTGCTTGTTGTAATTTGGCTGAGAGTTTTGAAACGAATCCGTCTATTGATGTGAATTTGTCTGATGGGTTAACGGGTACCAAACAAATACAGATGTTGGGTTTAACTAGTCCGTATTTATTGATAACCCAAGAGAATATTCCTATGGTTCGTGGGGCATCACAAGCATACGGATTAACGTTTACACCAGGTACTTGGATAGAGAGTATTCAAATAACTAAAGGTGCAGGTAGTGTTGTAAATGGCTATGAAAGTATATCGGGTCAGATTAATACCGAGTTGGTAAAACCATTGACTGATAATGCTGTATTTGTGAACGGTTACGCAAACCAAAACGGGCGTTATGAGTTGAACACCCACTTCAATAGAAAGTTAACTGACAAGTGGAGTACAGGGTTGTATATTCATGGAAACAAGCGGACACAAAAAGAAGATAATAATGAAGACGGATTTTTAGATGCTCCTTTGGCGGATCAAATTAATGTAATGAACCGTTGGCAGTACCAAGATGCAGAAAAGGGATGGGTCAGTTTTTTTAATGTTCGTTTTTTAAATGATGAAAAACAAGTTGGGCAAGTAGATTTTAATCCTGATACAGATAGAGTAGACGGAGCCAATGGGTCACTTAGCGGAGCCGAAGTGTGGGGAAGTGAAATTAATACGCGTAGGTTCGATACTTCATTGAAACTGGGTTATGTTTTTCCTGAATTGCCCTTTCAGAGTATAGGTTTTCAAACATCATACAGTTTGCATAAACAAGATTCCTATTTCGGATTTAGAACCTATGATATTAATCATGAAAGTTTGTATAGTAATTTGCTTTTCAATTCTATAATCGGCGATACCAGAAATAAGTTTAAAACCGGAATTACCTTTGCTTATGATGGTTATGATGAAATGGTTACGGCAACAGATTATTCTAGAGATGACACATCTGTAGGGGCATTTTTTGAATATAGCTATGAGAATCTAGAAAAAGTAAGTCTTACGGCTGGTTTACGGGTAGATAACCATAATAGGTTAGGTACTTTTGTGACGCCAAGATTTCATATTCGCTATACTCCTTGGGAAAAAGGTAGTCTAAGAGGCTCATTTGGTAGAGGTAAAAGAGCGGCAAATATATTTGCAGAGAATCAGCAGTTGTTTGCATCTGCTAGGCAAATTAATATAAATGATACAGGTGGTAAGGTGTATGGCTTGGATCCTGAAGATGCATGGAATTACGGAGTAAGCTTTTTGCAGGGATTCAATTTTTTAAGTAAGAAAGGAGATATTTCGCTGGATTATTACATCACCGATTTTGAAAATCAGGTAGTGGTGGATTGGGAAAATCCACAAGAGGTTTCTTTTTATAATTTAGATGGGGACAGTAGCGCTAAGAGTTTTCAAGTTGAGGTTAATTACGAGCTATTAACCCGTTTAAATTTTAGAACATCATATAAGTTTTATGATGTGTCAACAGATTATAACACTGGAAATTTACAAAAACCCTTATTGGCTCAAAACCGTTTTTTTGCTAATTTAGGGTATGAAACCGAAGCAAAAGAAAATGGTGCAAAATGGAAGTTCGATTATACCTTGCATGCTTTAGGTAAAATGAGATTGCCAGATACTAGTGTTAATGAGCCGGCGTATCAATTAGGCAAATATTCATCACCCTATAATTTAATGAATGCACAAATAACCAAGGTGTTTTCTAATACCATAGAGTTATATATTGGTGGTGAGAATTTAACGGGAGAGCAACAAAATAATCCGGTTTTAGGTGCAAATGACCCTTTTGGTCCCAATTTTGATACAACCATAGTATATGCGCCAATTATGGGGAGAATGTTCTATGGCGGATTCAGATTTAAAATTCAATAA
- a CDS encoding heavy metal translocating P-type ATPase has product MKHTYTIVGMTCNGCRGHVEQTLAKISGVTNATVNLEKAEAILEMDKEISLKTLQMAMEADGGHYSIHELGAHVHESTKSKTVENGNGTFYCPMHCEGEKTYTAPGDCPVCGMDLVEEVSATTNKGQEYTCPMHPEVISDEPGDCPICGMDLVPKQADISAEEKSYKKLLNKFKIAVGFTLPIFLIAMSDMIPNNPLQNILSLKYWNWVQFALSIPVVFYATWMFFERAYRSVKTWNLNMFTLIGIGAGVAWLFSVFAILVPNFFPPQFKTDQGTVHVYFEAATVILTLVLFGQLLEARAHSKTNSAVKELLKLAPNKAIKIVDGKEVSISIDQISRGDLLRVKPGDKIPVDGSIYEGESTVDESMITGEPVPVQKVVGDIISSGTINGKGSFIMTAEKVGADTLLSQIIDMVNKASRSQAPIQKLADKISSYFVPAVVFISIVTFIVWVIFGPEPAYVYALVNAIAVLIIACPCALGLATPMSVMVGVGKGAQSGVLIKNAEALERMDKIDTLIVDKTGTITEGKPSVEKVGSIAEIDSKKVLQYIVSLNQLSEHPLADAIVNYGKSKNVDILKVDDFNSVTGMGVSGKINGEAVVLGNDKMMGEAKVDVPENLQVVIAAHQKQGKTVSYVAIDGNAVGFVAIGDQIKETSKKAIEALQNSGISVIMLTGDNYDTAKAVADQLNLADFKAGMLPQDKLAEVERLQSEGKKVAVAGDGINDAPALAKSDVGIAMGTGTDVAIESATITLVKGDLHGIVKAHNLSKAVMKNIKQNLFFALIYNTVGIPIAAGVLYPFFGLLLSPMIAALAMSFSSVSVIANALRLRAAKID; this is encoded by the coding sequence ATGAAACATACATATACAATAGTTGGTATGACCTGCAATGGCTGCAGAGGCCATGTCGAGCAGACCTTGGCAAAAATTAGTGGAGTAACGAACGCTACGGTTAATTTAGAAAAGGCAGAAGCGATTTTGGAAATGGATAAGGAGATTTCCTTAAAAACTTTGCAGATGGCTATGGAAGCTGACGGTGGGCATTATTCTATCCATGAACTTGGTGCTCATGTACATGAGTCTACAAAATCAAAAACGGTTGAGAATGGCAATGGTACTTTTTATTGCCCCATGCATTGCGAAGGAGAAAAAACATATACAGCACCTGGCGACTGCCCGGTTTGTGGTATGGATTTGGTGGAAGAGGTGAGTGCTACAACGAATAAAGGTCAAGAGTATACGTGTCCAATGCATCCTGAGGTAATTAGCGATGAGCCTGGCGATTGCCCAATTTGTGGTATGGATCTAGTTCCGAAGCAAGCAGATATTTCAGCCGAAGAAAAAAGTTATAAGAAACTGCTTAATAAGTTTAAAATAGCAGTTGGGTTTACGTTGCCAATCTTTCTTATTGCAATGTCAGATATGATACCTAATAATCCGCTTCAGAATATTTTGAGTTTAAAATATTGGAATTGGGTACAATTCGCATTGTCAATTCCTGTGGTATTTTATGCAACGTGGATGTTTTTTGAACGTGCCTATCGTTCTGTTAAAACATGGAATTTAAACATGTTTACATTAATTGGTATTGGTGCAGGTGTGGCGTGGTTGTTTAGTGTATTTGCTATTTTGGTGCCTAATTTTTTTCCGCCGCAATTTAAAACTGATCAAGGTACTGTTCATGTTTATTTCGAAGCTGCTACGGTAATTTTGACTTTAGTGCTATTTGGTCAGTTATTAGAAGCCCGTGCACATAGTAAAACGAATTCTGCGGTAAAAGAACTGTTGAAATTAGCGCCTAATAAAGCTATTAAAATTGTAGACGGTAAAGAAGTGAGCATTTCCATAGATCAGATTTCAAGAGGAGATTTGCTTCGTGTAAAACCAGGCGATAAAATACCTGTAGATGGTAGTATTTATGAAGGTGAAAGCACGGTCGATGAATCTATGATTACGGGTGAGCCTGTTCCGGTTCAAAAAGTAGTTGGCGATATAATAAGTTCAGGTACTATAAATGGTAAGGGTTCTTTTATAATGACCGCAGAGAAAGTAGGGGCGGATACATTGTTGTCTCAAATCATTGATATGGTGAATAAGGCTAGTCGTAGCCAGGCGCCTATTCAGAAACTTGCAGATAAAATATCTAGTTATTTTGTACCGGCTGTTGTCTTTATTTCTATTGTAACCTTTATAGTCTGGGTCATTTTTGGTCCAGAACCAGCTTATGTATATGCGTTGGTGAATGCTATTGCGGTATTGATTATTGCTTGTCCCTGTGCCTTAGGTTTGGCGACACCCATGTCTGTTATGGTAGGTGTGGGCAAAGGAGCGCAATCTGGTGTGTTGATAAAAAATGCAGAAGCGCTGGAGCGTATGGATAAAATTGATACGTTAATTGTAGATAAAACAGGAACTATAACTGAAGGGAAGCCATCGGTAGAAAAGGTAGGAAGTATTGCAGAAATTGATTCTAAAAAGGTGCTGCAGTATATTGTTTCTCTAAACCAGTTAAGTGAGCACCCATTGGCAGATGCCATCGTTAATTACGGAAAATCTAAAAATGTAGATATATTGAAAGTTGATGATTTCAATTCTGTCACAGGTATGGGTGTTTCTGGTAAAATTAATGGAGAAGCTGTTGTTTTAGGAAATGATAAGATGATGGGAGAGGCTAAAGTGGATGTTCCTGAAAATTTACAGGTCGTAATAGCTGCGCATCAAAAGCAAGGTAAAACGGTTTCTTATGTGGCAATCGATGGCAATGCTGTAGGTTTTGTGGCTATTGGTGATCAGATTAAAGAGACTAGTAAAAAGGCAATTGAAGCACTTCAGAATTCTGGTATTTCGGTAATCATGTTAACAGGTGATAATTATGATACGGCAAAGGCTGTAGCGGATCAGTTGAACTTGGCGGATTTTAAAGCGGGAATGCTTCCTCAAGACAAGCTGGCAGAAGTGGAGCGTTTACAGTCTGAGGGTAAAAAAGTAGCTGTTGCTGGCGATGGTATAAATGACGCGCCTGCATTAGCAAAAAGTGATGTGGGTATTGCGATGGGAACTGGTACGGATGTAGCCATTGAAAGTGCTACTATTACGTTAGTTAAAGGTGACTTACATGGTATTGTAAAAGCACACAACCTAAGTAAGGCGGTGATGAAAAATATCAAGCAAAACTTATTTTTTGCACTGATTTATAATACCGTTGGTATTCCTATTGCAGCGGGAGTTTTATATCCATTTTTTGGATTGTTACTTTCACCTATGATTGCCGCTTTAGCAATGAGTTTTAGTTCTGTTTCGGTAATTGCTAATGCATTACGATTACGAGCAGCAAAAATTGATTAA